The Clostridioides sp. ES-S-0010-02 genome window below encodes:
- the nifU gene encoding Fe-S cluster assembly scaffold protein NifU encodes MQYSDKVMEHFMNPRNMGEIEGASGVGEVGNPTCGDIMKIFLDIEGDIIKDVKFKTFGCGSAIASSSMATEMIKGKTIKDALDLTNKAVAEALDGLPPVKMHCSVLAEQAVKAALIDYAKKNNIHIPELDGYVIDDAHDHDIEEEE; translated from the coding sequence ATGCAATATAGTGATAAAGTTATGGAACATTTTATGAACCCAAGAAATATGGGAGAAATTGAAGGTGCAAGTGGTGTAGGTGAAGTTGGAAATCCTACATGTGGAGATATAATGAAGATATTTTTAGACATAGAAGGAGACATAATAAAAGATGTTAAGTTTAAAACATTTGGCTGTGGTTCAGCTATAGCAAGTTCTTCTATGGCAACTGAAATGATAAAAGGAAAGACTATAAAAGATGCATTAGACCTTACAAATAAAGCTGTTGCTGAAGCTTTGGATGGTTTACCACCAGTAAAAATGCACTGTTCAGTTTTAGCAGAACAAGCTGTAAAAGCAGCACTTATAGACTATGCTAAAAAGAATAATATCCATATACCAGAATTAGATGGATATGTTATAGATGATGCTCATGACCATGATATTGAGGAAGAAGAATAA
- the nifS gene encoding cysteine desulfurase NifS, whose protein sequence is MEKRRLYMDYSATTPVKKEVLDAMMPYLTDYFGNASSFHTFGREAKDALDKAREQVAALINAEPNEIYFTAGGSESDNWTLEGVAYANKNKGNHIITSKIEHHAILHTCEYLEKHHGFEITYLDVDSEGKIDLKQLEDSIKDTTILISIMFANNEIGTIQPIKEISEIAKKHSILFHTDAVQASGNIPVDVKELGIDLMSMSSHKIYGPKGVGALYIRKGVRLHNFVHGGAQEKSKRAGTENIPAIVGYGKAAELAKANMQNHVETLTRLRNKLIDGVLERIPYTRINGSLENRLPGNANFAFQFIEGEGILLLLDMLGIAGSSGSACTSGSLDPSHVLLAIGLPHEIAHGSLRLTVGDFTTDDDIDYILENLPKVIERLRSMSPLYDDAKKQGLVK, encoded by the coding sequence ATGGAAAAAAGAAGATTGTATATGGATTATTCTGCAACAACACCTGTTAAAAAAGAAGTATTAGATGCAATGATGCCATACCTAACAGATTATTTTGGCAATGCATCTAGTTTTCACACATTCGGAAGAGAAGCAAAAGATGCTTTAGATAAAGCAAGAGAACAAGTAGCAGCCCTTATAAATGCTGAACCTAATGAAATATATTTTACAGCAGGTGGTTCAGAAAGTGACAACTGGACATTAGAAGGTGTAGCTTATGCTAATAAAAATAAAGGTAATCATATAATAACTTCAAAAATAGAACACCATGCAATACTTCATACATGTGAATACTTAGAAAAACATCATGGATTTGAAATAACTTATTTAGATGTTGATAGCGAAGGAAAAATTGATTTAAAACAATTAGAAGATTCAATAAAAGATACTACTATACTAATAAGTATAATGTTTGCAAATAATGAAATAGGAACTATACAACCTATTAAAGAAATATCTGAAATAGCTAAAAAACACAGTATATTATTCCATACTGATGCAGTACAAGCTTCAGGTAATATTCCAGTAGATGTTAAAGAATTAGGAATAGATTTAATGAGTATGTCTTCACATAAAATATATGGACCAAAAGGTGTTGGAGCTTTATACATAAGAAAAGGTGTAAGACTTCATAACTTTGTCCATGGTGGAGCACAAGAAAAAAGTAAAAGAGCAGGTACAGAAAATATACCTGCAATAGTTGGATATGGAAAAGCAGCAGAATTAGCTAAAGCAAATATGCAAAACCATGTTGAGACTTTAACTCGTCTTAGAAATAAGTTAATAGATGGTGTTTTAGAAAGAATACCTTATACAAGAATAAATGGTAGTTTAGAAAATAGATTACCAGGAAATGCAAACTTTGCATTCCAATTTATAGAAGGTGAAGGAATACTTTTACTATTAGATATGTTAGGAATTGCTGGTTCAAGTGGTTCTGCATGTACTTCTGGTTCATTAGACCCTTCACATGTATTACTTGCAATAGGTTTACCACATGAAATAGCACATGGTTCATTGAGACTTACAGTTGGAGATTTTACAACGGATGATGATATAGATTATATATTAGAAAATTTACCAAAAGTTATAGAAAGACTTAGAAGTATGTCACCACTTTACGATGATGCAAAGAAACAAGGATTAGTAAAATAG
- a CDS encoding Rrf2 family transcriptional regulator: MKLSTKGRYGLKAMFELALNQDNGPVSLKFIAKKQKISDQYLEQIFSSLKKSGLVKSVRGAQGGYLLSKNAEDITVGDILVVLEGPVALSDCVLDEDVCENSNMCVTKIVWEKMKKGIEDVIDSITLKDMINDYNKNKLENDITNITKK, encoded by the coding sequence ATGAAGTTGTCTACTAAAGGTAGATATGGACTAAAGGCAATGTTTGAATTAGCACTAAATCAAGATAATGGACCAGTGTCATTAAAATTTATTGCTAAAAAGCAAAAAATATCGGACCAGTACTTAGAACAAATATTTTCATCTTTAAAAAAATCGGGTCTAGTAAAAAGTGTAAGAGGTGCTCAAGGAGGATATTTGCTTTCAAAGAATGCTGAAGACATAACAGTAGGAGATATACTTGTAGTATTGGAAGGTCCAGTTGCATTATCTGACTGTGTACTAGATGAAGATGTCTGTGAAAACTCAAACATGTGTGTAACAAAAATAGTTTGGGAAAAGATGAAAAAGGGTATAGAAGATGTTATAGATTCAATTACTCTTAAAGATATGATAAATGACTATAACAAAAATAAATTAGAAAATGATATAACAAATATAACTAAAAAATAG
- a CDS encoding GNAT family N-acetyltransferase, producing MIIKVNSSYHSRVMKYLKKEPEYNLFIIGDIERYGYGNNFLNLWADIGLNGEIRAVLLKYFEFMMFYSDGEYDVEGFYELLCDTDYEEISGKISAVDALAKRLGLNNLKIVDFCKLRTKKFLVDNHCNEKVKRIRLGNLKKTVRLYDLIDEFHSTTLDSLKNGLRTGRGYCIEINKEVVSMAKSTSENRTHAMIIGVGTHPKYRARGLATKCLIKLCSELLRENKMPCLFYDNEEAGKIYKKLGFENIGKWGIYSK from the coding sequence ATGATTATAAAGGTTAACTCAAGTTATCATAGTAGAGTTATGAAATATTTAAAAAAAGAACCTGAGTACAATTTATTTATAATAGGGGATATTGAAAGATATGGATATGGAAATAACTTTTTAAATTTATGGGCAGATATAGGTTTAAATGGTGAAATCAGAGCAGTACTACTTAAATATTTTGAATTTATGATGTTTTATTCAGATGGAGAGTATGATGTTGAAGGCTTTTATGAATTGCTTTGTGACACTGATTACGAAGAAATTTCTGGAAAAATAAGTGCTGTAGATGCTTTAGCAAAGCGATTAGGACTTAATAATCTAAAAATAGTTGATTTTTGTAAGCTTCGAACTAAAAAATTTTTAGTTGACAATCATTGTAATGAAAAGGTCAAGAGAATTAGACTTGGAAATCTAAAGAAAACAGTTAGGCTTTATGATTTGATAGATGAATTCCACAGTACAACTTTAGATAGTTTAAAAAATGGTTTAAGAACAGGTAGAGGATATTGTATAGAGATTAACAAAGAAGTAGTATCAATGGCAAAGAGTACATCAGAAAACAGGACTCATGCAATGATAATTGGAGTAGGTACACATCCTAAATATAGAGCTAGAGGGCTTGCTACAAAATGTTTAATTAAACTATGTTCAGAACTTTTAAGAGAGAATAAAATGCCTTGTTTGTTTTATGATAATGAAGAAGCTGGAAAGATATATAAAAAATTAGGATTTGAAAACATTGGAAAATGGGGGATTTATTCAAAATAA